The Microbacterium forte sequence GGTGATCGCTCCCTACGCCGTGTCGCGTCCGGGCGACAGCCCGTTCCAGCAGCCGCAGCGGCCGACGTCGCGCGGTGCATACGGCCCCGCCGCGGCGTTCCTCGGCGCGATCGTGGTGAGCGTGCCGACCATCTGGCTGCTCGTGCTCACGATGCTCGAGGGGTCGCAGTTCGCTCCCGCGACGTTCTGGGCGGGACTCGCGACCGGCATCGCGGTCTTCGCGATCGGCGTCGGTGTGGGCGGGCGCATCTTCGAGCATGAGGGCGAGCGGCTGATGGAGTTCGTCGAGACCGCGTGACAGCCGCCCCACGGGGCGCGTGCGCGGCTAGACTCTCGGCATGAGTACTCCGCTGGACAGCCCCGATCAGGGCGGCGTGGCAACGCTTGATCGCGAACTGGAAGAACTCCTCCGCGAGGAGAACCTCGAGCCGGGCGATCACGAGCGCTTCTCGCACTACGTCAAGAAGGACAAGATCCTCGAATCGGCGATCACCGGCAAGCCGGTGCGCGCACTGTGCGGCAAGAAGTGGACGCCGGGTCGCGACCCCGAGAAGTTCCCGATCTGCCCCACGTGCAAGGAGATCTACGAGACGATGGTCGGCTGAGTCTGCGCCGACTCGCCGGCAGTCAGCTCGCGTCGACGAAGACGGTGGGGATCGCCGGGTCGGACTTGCTGAGCGCGAGCGCCCGCACAGGAAGCTCCTCCCGCACCCGAAGGTGATGTGCCCGAGCGGAAGCGGTGCCTTCGGCACCTTCGAACGCCGTGTCGATCTCTCCGCCCTCGACGAAGGTCGTCTGCAGCGCCCGCCCGTCCGCATGCTCCGCCGGGGTGTCGAGCTCTTCGAAGCCGGCTGAGACGACGACCGTCTCAGCCTCGGCGACGCCGTCGACGAGAGTGCGGAATGCGGCCTTGCGCCCGCCGTGGGATGCCTTGTCGGTCGAGGCCTTGGCCACTCCGATCCACGCTCCGCTCGGATCCTGGCGAGCCACGAGCTTGTAGACCATGCTCGCCGTGGGGTATCCGGAGCCCGTGACCACTGAGGTGCCCACACCGTACGCGTCGACCGGTGACGCCGCCAGCGCGGCGATCGCATACTCGTCGAGATCGCTCGTGACCGTGATGCGCGTGCCCGTCGCACCGAGCTCGTCGAGCTGTGCCCGCACCTCTGCGGCGACGATCGGCAGGTCGCCCGAGTCGATCCGCACACCGCCGAGGCCGGTGCCGGCCACGCGGATGGCCGTCTCGACGCCCGTGCGGATGTCGTAGGTGTCGACGAGCAGGGTCGTATCGGTGCCGAGGCTGTCGATCTGCGAGCGGAAGGCCTCTTCCTCGGTCTCGTGCAGCAGGGTCCACGAGTGCGCGGCGGTGCCCATCGTCGGGATTCCCCAGCGACGTCCGGCCTCGAGGTTGCTCGTCGCGCGGAAGCCGGCGATGTATGCGGCGCGGGCCGCCGCGACCGCCGACTGCTCTGCCGCGCGGCGTGATCCCATCTCGGCGAGTGGTCGCTCGCCGGCGGCGATGCTCATGCGTGATGCTGCAGTGGCGACGGCCGAATCGTGGTTGAGGACGCTGAGAGCCAGCGTCTCGAGCACGACGGCGTCGGCGAAGCTGCCCTCGACCGTCAGGATCGGAGACCCGGGGAAGTACAGCTCGCCCTCGCGGTAGCCCCGGATCGAGCCGGTGAAGCGGTAGTTCTCGAGATAGGTGAGCGACTCGGCATCCACGACGTCGTTGTCGCGCAGGAAGCGCAGCTCGTCGTCTCCGAAGCGGAACTCGCGCAGCAGCGTGAGCAGGCGGCCGGTGCCGGCCACGACGCCGAAGCGGCGGCCTCCGGACAATCGCCGGGAGAACAGTTCGAACACACTGGGTCGTGATGCCGTGCCGTCGCGAAGCGCGGCGGCGAGCATGGTGAGTTCGTAACGATCGGTCAGAAGCGCCGTGGACGTCGTCATCCGCTCAGCTTAGTGACGACACCCGCACGGGTTGCTGAGCATGACGCGCTCGCGCGCAGGTAGGCTGGGTAGTCATGAACGACGCCCCGATCGGAATCTTCGACTCCGGTGTCGGCGGACTCACGGTGGCACGTGCCATCCGAGCCCAGCTGCCCCGGGAATCGTTCGTCTACATCGGCGACACGGCACACTCCCCGTACGGTCCGAAGCCCATCGCGGACGTGCGGCGGTACGGCCTCGAAGTCCTCGACACACTGGTCGAGCAGGGCGTCAAGATGCTCGTGATCGCGTGCAACACCGCGTCCTCAGCCATGCTCCGCGATGCCAGGGAGCGGTATGACATCCCTGTCGTCGAGGTGATCGGTCCGGCGGTGCGCCGAGCCGTCTCGACGACGCGCAACGGCCGCGTCGGTGTCATCGGCACTGTCGGCACGATCGGGTCGCGTGCCTACCAGGACATGCTCGAGGTGAACGAGCGCCTCGAGGTGTTCACCGCCGCGTGCCCTCGTTTCGTGGAGTTCGTCGAAGGGGGCATCACCGGAACGCCGGAGGTGCTCGCGACCGCCGAGGAGTACCTCGCACCGCTTCGGGATGCCGACGTCGACACGCTGGTGCTCGGGTGCACGCACTACCCGTTCCTCCGCGGTGCGATCAGCTACGTGATGGGGGAGGGGGTCACGCTCGTGTCCAGTGACGACGAGACCGCCGGTGATGTGTACCGTCAGCTCGTGCGGGGCGACCTTCTCGCCTCTCCCGACGCCACGGCGTCGTACGTCTACGAGGCGACCGGCGACTCGACGACCGAGTTCACCGCCCTCGCCAACCGTCTGATGGGCCGGGAGGTGCGCGACGTCCAGCTCGTGCAGACCGGCGTCATCACCCTCCCCGCGACGGCCTCCGGGTCGTAGCTCTCCCGCAGCACCCGCTTCATCCACCTCCACCCGAAGGAAACCCATGACCAGCATCGTCCGCGCCGACGGCCGTTCCACCGACCAGCTCCGCGAGATCACGATCGAGCGCGGATGGAGCAGCCACGCCGAGGGATCGGCCCTGATCAGCTTCGGCGGAACCAAGGTGCTGTGCACGGCGTCGTTCACGAACGGCGTTCCTCGCTGGCTCACCGGCAAGGGCAAGGGGTGGGTCACGGCCGAGTACTCGATGCTTCCTCGCGCGACGAACAGCCGCAACGACCGTGAGAGCGTCAAGGGCCGCATCGGCGGACGCACGCACGAGATCTCCCGACTGATCGGTCGCGCGCTTCGCGCCGTTGTCGACACCAAGGCTCTCGGCGAGAACACGATCGTCATCGACTGCGACGTGCTGCAGGCTGACGGAGGGACGCGCACGGCCGCGATCACCGGAGCATACGTCGCGCTGGCAGACGCGATCGAGTGGGGCCGGGAGAAGAAGTTCATCGGCAAGAACGCGACGCCGCTGCTCGATTCAGTGGCGGCGATCTCGGTCGGCATCATCGACGGCGAGCCCATGCTCGATCTCGCATACGTCGAGGACGTCCGCGCCGAGACCGACATGAACATCGTCGTCACCGGTCGTGGGCTCTTCGTCGAGGTGCAAGGCACGGCAGAGGGGGCGCCGTTCGACAAGCGCGAGCTCGACGCCCTGCTCGATCTGGGCGTCGCGGGCTGCGCCGACCTGAAGGACCACCAGCTGAAGGCTCTCGCGGGCTGATGAGGGTCGTCCTGGCCACTCACAATCCGCACAAGGTCGCGGAGTTCCAGCAGATCGTGGCGTCTGCGCGCCCTGATCTCGAGATCATCGCGTATGACGGTCCGGAGCCGGTCGAGGACGGCGTCACGTTCGCCGAGAACGCGCTCATCAAGGCGCGCGCCGCTGCGCGGCACACGGGTCTCGCGGCCCTCGCGGACGACTCGGGCATCTGCGTCGATGTGCTCGGTGGATCGCCCGGGGTGTTCTCGGCCTATTGGGCGGGGCAGAAGAAGGACGCCGCGGCCAACCTCGAACTGCTACTCGACCAGCTGCATGACATCGCCGACCCGCATCGCGTCGCTCACTTCAACTCGACGATCGCACTCGTCACGCCGGATGGGCGCGAGCACGTGGTCGTGGGCAACTGGCCTGGTCGTCTCGCGACCGAGGCATCGGGCGGGGGCGGCTTCGGATACGACCCGATCTTCATCCCCGACGGCCAGGCCGCGGGGGCCGAGCGCACGGTCGGGGATCTCAGCGCGGAGGAGAAGCAGGCGCAGTCGCACCGCGCCCGCGCTTTCGTCGAGCTGCTGCCTCTGCTCGCTGATCTCTGAGCCGAACGTAACCACTACGCTTGACGTACTTCACGCGTAGTGGTTATGGTGGTCGGCATGAGAGATCTCACCTACTACATCGGAGTGACCCTCGACGGGTTCATCGCAGGCCCCGACGATGAGGTCGATTTCTACCCGGTGACCCCTGCCTTCGCCGAAGTCCTGGGCACGGAGTTCGCCGACATCCAGCCGGCTCACGTCCGCGCGGCCGGCGGAGGCGAAGACGAACCGCTGACCCGGTTCGACACGGTCGTCATGGGACGACGCACCTACGAGCCCGCGCAGGAGGTCGGCATCACCGATCCCTATGCGCACCTGCGCACGGTCGTGTTCAGCCGCTCGCTCGACGATCCGGGCGAAGCCAATGTCGAGGTCGTGAGCACCGATCCCGTCGCGCGGGTTCGGCAGCTCAAGGCGGAGGACGGGCTCGGCATCTATCTCGCGGGCGGTGCGTCGCTCGCGGGGGTCCTCCTCGATGAGATCGACCGGCTGATCGTCAAGAAGTACCCGGTGATCGCCGGCACCGGCATCCCGATGGCGCGCCACCCGTTCTCCCCGACGCGGTTCGCACTCGATCAGGTGCGCTCGTTCGACAACGGCTGCGTCGTGCTCGAGTACTCCCGGTCCCGCTGACGAATCGACTACTGAGAATCATCACCATTCCCGACTGGGTGGATCCCCGCCGACGCGCGTGAGAGCCGGTCTAGCCTGGAGACATGCACGATCATGCGCCCGCCGCCGGCGGCATCCGCTCGGCCAGCCATCGCCGCCTGCTGGCGATCTCGCTGACCCTGACCGCGACCATCATGGTCGTGCAGGTCGTGGGTGCGATCTTCACCGGTTCGCTCGCGCTGCTGGCCGACGCCGCCCACATGTTCACGGATGCGTCGGCTCTCGTGATCGCGCTCATCGCCGCCGCCGTCGCCGCGCGTCCGGCGGATGACCGACGCACTTTCGGATATCAGCGAGCCGAGGTGTTCGGAGCGCTGATCAACGCGATCATCCTGATCCTGCTTGCAGGCTGGGTCGCATTCGAAGCGGTGGGACGGCTGCTGAACCCGGGCGAGACCGAGGTCGTGGGCGGGCTGATGCTGGTCGTCGCGGTCGTGGGCCTCGTCGCGAACGCGATCTCGATGTGGCTGCTCAGCCGAGCACAGCGCACCAGCATCAATGTCCGCGGAGCCTACCTCGAGGTGATGGGCGACCTGATCGGGTCGGCGATGGTGATCATCGCCGCGATCGTGATCGTGACCACCGGATGGATGCCCGCGGATGCGATCGCCTCACTGATGATCGCGGTGCTGATCATCCCCCGGGCGATCTCGCTTCTTCGCGAGGTGTTCTCGGTGCTCTCCGAATCGGCCCCGAAGGGCACCGCGGTCAGCGAGATCCGCCAGCATCTGCTCGACTACGACGGCGTGATCGGAGTGCACGACGTGCATGTCTGGCAGCTCACGCGCGGGGCGCCCGTGTTCAGCGCACATGTCAGCGTGGACCCCGCGCTGCTGGCCGACGGACGCTCGACGAAGCTGCTCAGTGATCTGCAGTCGTGCCTGGCGCACCACTTCGATGTCGCGCATTCGACCTTCCAGATCGAGCCGGCCGAGCAGTCGGATTGCGAGCCGCATCACGCCTGAGGCGTCAGGCCTCGACGACGACCTCTGCGGGTGTCTTGTCGGGGCGCAGCCCTCGCCAACGCGAATGCCGGAGCACTCCGTCGGGCGTCCAGTTCGCGAACTCGACTTCGCCCACGAGCTCCGGCTCGACCCACAGAGCGTCCGAGGCATCGAGAGCCGGGACGCCGTCGAGCGGCGCCGACTCGACGCGCAGTGTCGCGAGGCGAGCGAGCAGGTCGCGCAGCATCCGGTCGGTGAAGCCCGTGCCCACGCGACCGACGTACCTCAGCCGACCTTCGTCGGGTACCGCGAGCAGCAGTGAGCCGAACGTCCCCTCGCGGTCGCCCTTGCCCGGACGGATGCCGACGATCACGACCTCCTGCATCCGCGTGTGCTTGAGCTTGAGCCACGAAGGCGAGCGCTGACCAGGACGATAGCGGGACGCCGGATCCTTGACGACGACACC is a genomic window containing:
- a CDS encoding DUF3039 domain-containing protein; its protein translation is MSTPLDSPDQGGVATLDRELEELLREENLEPGDHERFSHYVKKDKILESAITGKPVRALCGKKWTPGRDPEKFPICPTCKEIYETMVG
- a CDS encoding nicotinate phosphoribosyltransferase, whose protein sequence is MTTSTALLTDRYELTMLAAALRDGTASRPSVFELFSRRLSGGRRFGVVAGTGRLLTLLREFRFGDDELRFLRDNDVVDAESLTYLENYRFTGSIRGYREGELYFPGSPILTVEGSFADAVVLETLALSVLNHDSAVATAASRMSIAAGERPLAEMGSRRAAEQSAVAAARAAYIAGFRATSNLEAGRRWGIPTMGTAAHSWTLLHETEEEAFRSQIDSLGTDTTLLVDTYDIRTGVETAIRVAGTGLGGVRIDSGDLPIVAAEVRAQLDELGATGTRITVTSDLDEYAIAALAASPVDAYGVGTSVVTGSGYPTASMVYKLVARQDPSGAWIGVAKASTDKASHGGRKAAFRTLVDGVAEAETVVVSAGFEELDTPAEHADGRALQTTFVEGGEIDTAFEGAEGTASARAHHLRVREELPVRALALSKSDPAIPTVFVDAS
- the murI gene encoding glutamate racemase; this translates as MNDAPIGIFDSGVGGLTVARAIRAQLPRESFVYIGDTAHSPYGPKPIADVRRYGLEVLDTLVEQGVKMLVIACNTASSAMLRDARERYDIPVVEVIGPAVRRAVSTTRNGRVGVIGTVGTIGSRAYQDMLEVNERLEVFTAACPRFVEFVEGGITGTPEVLATAEEYLAPLRDADVDTLVLGCTHYPFLRGAISYVMGEGVTLVSSDDETAGDVYRQLVRGDLLASPDATASYVYEATGDSTTEFTALANRLMGREVRDVQLVQTGVITLPATASGS
- the rph gene encoding ribonuclease PH encodes the protein MTSIVRADGRSTDQLREITIERGWSSHAEGSALISFGGTKVLCTASFTNGVPRWLTGKGKGWVTAEYSMLPRATNSRNDRESVKGRIGGRTHEISRLIGRALRAVVDTKALGENTIVIDCDVLQADGGTRTAAITGAYVALADAIEWGREKKFIGKNATPLLDSVAAISVGIIDGEPMLDLAYVEDVRAETDMNIVVTGRGLFVEVQGTAEGAPFDKRELDALLDLGVAGCADLKDHQLKALAG
- the rdgB gene encoding RdgB/HAM1 family non-canonical purine NTP pyrophosphatase, producing the protein MRVVLATHNPHKVAEFQQIVASARPDLEIIAYDGPEPVEDGVTFAENALIKARAAARHTGLAALADDSGICVDVLGGSPGVFSAYWAGQKKDAAANLELLLDQLHDIADPHRVAHFNSTIALVTPDGREHVVVGNWPGRLATEASGGGGFGYDPIFIPDGQAAGAERTVGDLSAEEKQAQSHRARAFVELLPLLADL
- a CDS encoding dihydrofolate reductase family protein; translated protein: MRDLTYYIGVTLDGFIAGPDDEVDFYPVTPAFAEVLGTEFADIQPAHVRAAGGGEDEPLTRFDTVVMGRRTYEPAQEVGITDPYAHLRTVVFSRSLDDPGEANVEVVSTDPVARVRQLKAEDGLGIYLAGGASLAGVLLDEIDRLIVKKYPVIAGTGIPMARHPFSPTRFALDQVRSFDNGCVVLEYSRSR
- a CDS encoding cation diffusion facilitator family transporter, which encodes MHDHAPAAGGIRSASHRRLLAISLTLTATIMVVQVVGAIFTGSLALLADAAHMFTDASALVIALIAAAVAARPADDRRTFGYQRAEVFGALINAIILILLAGWVAFEAVGRLLNPGETEVVGGLMLVVAVVGLVANAISMWLLSRAQRTSINVRGAYLEVMGDLIGSAMVIIAAIVIVTTGWMPADAIASLMIAVLIIPRAISLLREVFSVLSESAPKGTAVSEIRQHLLDYDGVIGVHDVHVWQLTRGAPVFSAHVSVDPALLADGRSTKLLSDLQSCLAHHFDVAHSTFQIEPAEQSDCEPHHA